Proteins encoded by one window of Geobacter sp. DSM 9736:
- a CDS encoding tol-pal system YbgF family protein: MKKARPIAINIAVISVLIFMLIWGNTWYRQWSQYRKGETALAAGNYVSAIAGFESAIHMYTPGSPFVERSAEKLWELGEMFEKRGDLEGAIVAYRSLRSSFYSTRGIFQPGGEWIARCDGKIEPLARMLKERQRQ; the protein is encoded by the coding sequence ATGAAAAAGGCAAGGCCTATAGCAATCAACATCGCGGTGATTTCGGTGCTGATCTTCATGCTTATCTGGGGCAACACCTGGTATCGGCAGTGGAGCCAGTACCGCAAGGGAGAGACAGCTCTTGCTGCGGGTAATTACGTTTCCGCAATAGCCGGGTTCGAATCCGCCATCCACATGTACACCCCGGGAAGCCCATTTGTAGAGAGGTCAGCGGAGAAGCTCTGGGAGCTCGGGGAGATGTTCGAGAAGAGGGGGGATCTGGAGGGAGCAATTGTCGCCTATCGATCCCTTAGGAGTTCATTCTATTCCACCAGAGGAATCTTCCAACCGGGAGGCGAGTGGATAGCCCGTTGTGACGGGAAGATCGAACCTCTTGCCCGTATGCTCAAGGAGAGACAGCGGCAGTAA
- a CDS encoding single-stranded DNA-binding protein, producing the protein MASLNKVMLIGNLGKDPEVRYTSSGTAVAGFSIATSEKFKNKSGDWEERTEWHNVTLWGRLAEIAGEYLAKGKTVYVEGRLQTRKWQDRDGKDRYTTEIVGEKMQMLGGRGDGGGGRAPAGRQDSHEPAYEEPVFNPDDDIPF; encoded by the coding sequence ATGGCGAGCCTCAATAAAGTCATGCTAATCGGAAACCTGGGCAAGGACCCGGAGGTGCGGTATACCTCTTCCGGCACCGCTGTAGCCGGATTTTCCATTGCAACTTCTGAAAAGTTCAAAAACAAGAGTGGGGATTGGGAAGAACGAACCGAGTGGCACAACGTGACCCTCTGGGGTCGGCTCGCGGAGATCGCCGGGGAGTACCTGGCCAAAGGGAAGACAGTGTATGTGGAAGGTCGGCTTCAGACTCGCAAGTGGCAGGACCGGGATGGAAAGGACCGTTACACCACGGAAATAGTGGGAGAAAAGATGCAGATGCTCGGAGGCCGCGGAGACGGCGGTGGCGGCCGCGCACCTGCAGGAAGACAGGACTCCCATGAGCCGGCCTACGAAGAGCCGGTCTTCAATCCTGACGACGATATTCCGTTCTAA
- a CDS encoding ribonuclease J translates to MDVFPTDSTLKIIPLGGLGEIGLNMALFEYGEDIIIIDCGLMFPEPYMLGIDLVIPDISYLLERADRIRGLFLTHGHEDHIGAIPFLLRDINPPIYGTALTLGFVREKLKEFRLDEDACLNVVRPRQKVQAGCFEVEFIRVAHSIVDGCGLAIGTPEGVVIHTGDFKIDQTPVDGELTDLVTFARYGEEGVLALMSDSTNVEREGYTLSEKLVGDAFDEIFPQCGGRIIVAAFSSNIHRVQQVVDAAARWRRKVLLNGRSMVANVQIARDLGYLRIPDDLLIDLRDLPRLPKEEVCMITTGSQGEPMSALTRIAMDDHKQIRLEAGDTVILSSRFIPGNERTISDLINHLYRRGAEVYHEKVSEVHVSGHASQEELKLMLNMVRPRYFIPVHGEYRHLVKHAQLAQKVGIGRDNCILAVNGDVITFSGGRGWIDEGIETGRVFVDGKGIGDVGEIVLKDRRHLSQDGLVIVIIGINQATGEIIYGPDIVSRGFVFEDESQEFLDETRKTVLDTLAAKNVEVLADWNEVKQEVRRVLRRFFNKTLERRPVILPLILEM, encoded by the coding sequence ATGGACGTATTCCCAACTGATTCGACCCTTAAAATAATTCCCCTCGGCGGGCTCGGTGAAATCGGCCTCAACATGGCGCTCTTCGAGTACGGCGAGGACATCATCATCATCGACTGCGGGCTGATGTTTCCCGAGCCGTACATGCTCGGCATCGACCTTGTCATCCCCGACATATCTTACCTGCTCGAACGAGCGGACCGGATAAGGGGCCTTTTTCTCACCCACGGCCACGAAGACCACATCGGCGCTATACCCTTCCTGCTCCGGGACATCAACCCCCCAATTTACGGCACTGCTCTGACCCTCGGATTCGTCAGGGAGAAGCTGAAGGAATTCAGGCTTGACGAGGATGCCTGCCTGAACGTGGTCCGTCCCCGGCAGAAGGTGCAGGCCGGATGCTTCGAGGTCGAGTTTATCCGTGTGGCGCATTCGATTGTGGACGGTTGCGGTTTGGCCATCGGCACCCCCGAAGGGGTCGTCATTCACACAGGCGATTTCAAGATCGACCAGACCCCGGTGGATGGGGAGCTAACGGATCTGGTCACCTTCGCCCGGTACGGGGAGGAGGGGGTCCTTGCCCTCATGTCCGACTCGACCAACGTGGAGCGGGAAGGCTACACCCTCTCCGAGAAGCTCGTGGGAGACGCCTTCGACGAGATTTTTCCGCAATGCGGCGGACGCATCATCGTGGCGGCGTTCTCAAGCAATATACACCGCGTGCAGCAGGTGGTGGACGCCGCCGCCCGATGGCGGAGAAAGGTTCTGCTCAACGGGCGCTCGATGGTGGCCAACGTCCAGATCGCCCGGGACCTCGGTTATTTGCGAATACCCGACGACCTGCTCATCGACCTGAGGGACCTTCCCCGGCTGCCGAAGGAGGAGGTGTGCATGATCACAACGGGCTCCCAGGGGGAACCGATGAGTGCCCTCACAAGGATTGCGATGGACGACCACAAGCAGATACGGCTTGAGGCGGGAGACACCGTAATCCTTTCTTCACGGTTCATCCCGGGGAACGAGAGAACCATTTCGGACCTGATCAACCACCTCTACCGACGGGGTGCGGAGGTCTACCACGAAAAGGTGTCGGAGGTGCACGTGTCGGGGCATGCAAGCCAGGAGGAGCTAAAGCTCATGCTGAACATGGTGCGCCCCAGATACTTCATTCCGGTGCACGGCGAGTACCGTCATCTCGTGAAACACGCCCAGCTCGCGCAGAAAGTCGGAATTGGGCGTGACAACTGCATCCTCGCCGTAAACGGTGACGTCATCACCTTCAGCGGAGGGCGGGGGTGGATAGACGAAGGGATCGAAACAGGCCGTGTTTTCGTCGACGGCAAGGGCATCGGGGATGTAGGGGAAATAGTGCTCAAGGACCGCCGCCATCTTTCCCAGGACGGCCTGGTTATCGTGATAATAGGGATCAATCAGGCGACGGGCGAAATCATCTACGGGCCGGACATAGTCTCCCGAGGCTTCGTGTTCGAGGATGAGAGTCAGGAGTTTCTGGACGAGACGCGAAAGACCGTCCTCGACACGCTGGCTGCCAAGAACGTAGAGGTCCTAGCAGACTGGAACGAGGTGAAGCAGGAGGTGCGCCGCGTCCTGCGTCGTTTCTTCAACAAGACTCTCGAGCGGCGGCCCGTCATACTGCCGCTTATCCTGGAAATGTAG
- a CDS encoding mechanosensitive ion channel family protein — MLQNVFGGLKAWESTLYSFALIFSAIVSGIFLHALTFHFLDRGSRLGWLPIDHRLLDRWVSPVRLMLPLLLIIFVSPYLWLHVEIKEVLRHILTLGFIASATWLLINTVLGLREVILSRYDLVVTDNLKARRVHTQINGLVRTSLVVLVILAVAVALMTFPQIRKVGFSILASAGIIGIIVGIAAQRSIANLIAGIQIAISQPIRIDDVVIVEGEWGVIEKITLTYVVVRIWDLRRLVVPIIFFLEKPFQNWTHVSSNLVGAVTLHVDYTLPVEAVREELHRILGASPLWNGKAWSLHVTEATQHSIELRALVSADNAGNLWELRCHVRERLVEFVNRLYPQCLPRIRTDIQHQKPTS, encoded by the coding sequence ATGTTGCAGAACGTGTTTGGTGGACTCAAAGCCTGGGAATCGACGCTTTACTCGTTCGCACTCATATTTTCGGCTATCGTCTCCGGCATCTTTCTGCACGCTCTCACTTTCCACTTCCTGGATCGCGGTTCTAGGCTCGGCTGGCTTCCCATCGATCATCGCCTGCTGGATCGCTGGGTCAGCCCCGTACGGCTGATGCTGCCTCTCCTTCTGATCATTTTTGTCTCCCCATATCTATGGCTTCACGTCGAAATCAAGGAGGTCCTCCGCCATATCCTTACCCTCGGATTCATCGCCTCTGCAACCTGGCTCCTCATCAACACGGTACTGGGCCTGCGCGAAGTCATCCTCAGCAGGTATGACCTTGTTGTCACTGACAACCTGAAAGCCCGAAGGGTCCATACCCAGATCAACGGACTCGTCAGAACATCACTCGTTGTTCTGGTTATTCTCGCCGTTGCAGTCGCTCTCATGACCTTCCCCCAGATCAGGAAGGTAGGTTTCAGCATCCTCGCGTCTGCCGGAATCATCGGGATCATAGTCGGTATAGCTGCTCAGCGCTCCATTGCTAATCTGATCGCCGGTATCCAGATCGCCATCTCGCAGCCGATTCGGATAGACGACGTAGTAATCGTCGAGGGGGAATGGGGGGTAATCGAAAAGATAACGCTTACCTACGTTGTAGTGAGGATCTGGGACCTGCGGCGCCTGGTGGTGCCTATAATCTTTTTCCTTGAAAAACCTTTTCAGAACTGGACTCACGTCTCGTCTAACCTGGTGGGCGCGGTCACGCTCCACGTCGACTACACATTGCCGGTCGAAGCGGTTCGCGAAGAACTGCACCGCATCCTTGGTGCCTCTCCTCTCTGGAACGGCAAAGCCTGGTCGCTGCATGTTACTGAGGCGACCCAGCACTCCATAGAGCTGCGGGCGCTGGTGAGCGCCGATAATGCAGGTAATCTGTGGGAACTTCGATGCCACGTCCGGGAACGTCTGGTAGAATTTGTAAATCGCCTCTACCCTCAATGCCTGCCCCGAATCAGAACCGACATACAGCATCAAAAGCCTACTTCGTGA
- a CDS encoding 1-acyl-sn-glycerol-3-phosphate acyltransferase translates to MLKASLFLLLFIPLTGVIAASALVSTLADATGRLYYRHAVLWARLSLLLAGVRVVVEGREKVPVASPVIFMSNHQSNFDILALFLAIPGQFSWIAKEELFRIPVFGHSMSRAGYIPLDRSDGRRALKSMDAAARRIRNGESVVIFPEGTRTVDGSLLPFKQGGFLLAGKAGVPVVPVTINGSGKINPSKRLELRSGVIRISFSDPLLPSGSAPQERERLMQRVQDAIGAVLEAGT, encoded by the coding sequence ATGCTGAAAGCCTCTCTTTTCCTGCTCCTCTTCATCCCCCTTACGGGAGTCATTGCTGCAAGTGCCCTTGTATCGACCCTCGCAGACGCAACGGGAAGGCTTTACTACCGGCATGCGGTCCTTTGGGCTCGCCTTTCACTACTGCTGGCAGGGGTAAGGGTAGTGGTGGAGGGTAGGGAGAAGGTGCCCGTAGCTTCTCCGGTCATCTTCATGAGCAACCACCAGAGCAACTTCGATATCCTCGCACTATTCCTGGCCATTCCGGGGCAGTTCTCCTGGATAGCCAAGGAAGAGTTGTTCCGCATTCCGGTGTTCGGGCACTCCATGAGCCGGGCAGGGTACATACCTCTCGACAGGAGCGATGGACGCAGGGCGCTCAAAAGCATGGATGCCGCAGCCCGAAGGATCAGAAACGGTGAAAGCGTGGTTATCTTTCCTGAAGGGACTCGCACCGTCGACGGCTCGCTCCTTCCCTTCAAGCAGGGAGGGTTCCTGCTGGCCGGAAAAGCGGGCGTGCCGGTTGTGCCGGTAACCATAAACGGAAGCGGAAAGATCAATCCGAGCAAGCGGCTTGAGTTACGCAGCGGAGTTATCAGAATATCCTTCTCTGATCCCTTGCTTCCTTCAGGCAGTGCTCCCCAGGAGCGTGAGAGGCTCATGCAGCGGGTGCAGGATGCCATAGGAGCGGTGCTGGAGGCCGGAACATGA
- a CDS encoding EAL domain-containing protein, which translates to MDVPVIHILLVEDNPDDAALIEAMLSDAPGSWGTLRHVERLATGKDLLSSENFDVVLLDLGLPDSQGLDTLRSLRSVAPTLPLILLTGLHDEELGSSAVEMGAQDYLVKGQIDANILSRAIRYSIQRKRIEETVRKGKVLSDALNNIYEIIDLSKDFSTIITRIIEEATRAIGADSAVIYLLEDDRWVLRYAHGLSEEVIGGCLGRDEIEFSRLNVGENRTITISEGINRCIVERQHIQSVIEVPLITGEEVVGAFSLHYHSPGALFTDLQYDFARKVAASATLALKNARLYEEQIRAEQNFERLSRQYQLILDCAAEGIFGIDTKGIGQFFNRASCEMLGYQPDELLGTRVHELIHHSRPDGTSHLFEQCPIYDTLFRGTNYRMLDEVFWKRDGTSFPVDCTSNPIVEGGAIVGAVMTFKDITQRKQAEQALRKSEERYKYLFQNANDPIFVIDPKLAFIGVNNRAINIFGYTHDEFLQMNILDLFPSEQAPRVRAELKKRERGDSSPMFTGTMLAKSGDYLDVEISSSALREGTRLVGSIHIVRDITEHRKMEEAIRFQATHDILTGLANRVLFMDHLTMSIKQGLRFNETQAVMFLDLDRFKSINDTLGHATGDKLLKAVSERLRGCVRETDTVARIGGDEYNILLNQIAHVDDAAAVAQKILVALNKPFFIEDVELRISISIGISIFPYDGKDAETLLKNADIALYHAKDRGKNTYQFYDAAMNTRTVERVRLENRLRQTVERNELVLFYQPQIETTTGRLVGAEALVHWLHPEMGLLSPMEFIPLAEEIGFITEIDDWVLRTACAQNKAWLDAGYPSFCVTVNVSAKRFRKPGLVETVRNVLQETGLPPKLLELEITETTAMKDIEHTIPSLTRLSGMEVSFAIDDFGTGYSSLSHLKRLPIQKLKIDKSFIFGVTTDPSDKAIVTAIIAMAHNMRMEVIAEGVETEAQLGFLHDNRCDQIQGFLFSRPIPAEEFSRFMQ; encoded by the coding sequence ATGGATGTACCCGTCATACACATACTGCTCGTGGAAGATAACCCGGACGATGCAGCCCTTATCGAAGCCATGCTTTCAGATGCTCCGGGTAGCTGGGGCACGCTACGGCACGTGGAACGCCTTGCAACGGGGAAAGATCTTCTTTCCTCCGAAAACTTCGATGTGGTGCTTCTCGACCTGGGGCTACCCGACAGCCAGGGACTAGACACCCTTCGATCGTTACGCAGCGTCGCTCCCACCCTCCCCCTCATCCTGCTCACAGGTCTTCACGACGAAGAATTGGGAAGCAGCGCTGTCGAAATGGGAGCCCAGGATTACCTGGTCAAGGGTCAGATCGATGCGAACATCCTATCCCGCGCCATACGGTACTCGATCCAGCGCAAACGGATCGAGGAGACTGTGCGCAAGGGAAAGGTCCTGAGCGACGCCCTCAACAACATCTATGAAATCATTGATTTATCAAAGGATTTCTCTACGATAATCACCAGGATCATTGAAGAGGCAACCCGCGCCATAGGAGCCGATTCAGCCGTGATATACCTGCTGGAGGACGATCGGTGGGTTCTGCGGTATGCCCACGGGTTGTCGGAAGAGGTCATCGGTGGTTGCCTCGGACGGGATGAGATAGAGTTCTCCCGCCTCAACGTCGGTGAAAACCGCACAATAACCATCAGCGAAGGAATCAACCGCTGCATCGTCGAAAGGCAGCACATCCAGTCCGTCATCGAAGTGCCACTGATTACAGGCGAGGAAGTTGTCGGCGCTTTCTCCCTCCACTACCATTCTCCCGGAGCCCTGTTTACCGATCTTCAGTACGACTTCGCCCGCAAGGTAGCCGCCTCGGCCACACTTGCCCTGAAGAACGCGAGGCTTTATGAGGAGCAGATTCGGGCGGAGCAGAATTTCGAACGCTTGAGCCGGCAGTATCAGCTCATTCTCGATTGTGCCGCCGAAGGAATATTCGGCATCGACACCAAGGGCATCGGCCAGTTCTTCAACCGGGCTTCCTGCGAAATGCTAGGGTACCAGCCCGACGAATTGCTCGGAACCCGGGTACACGAACTGATCCATCATTCCCGTCCCGACGGCACCTCACACCTTTTCGAGCAATGCCCGATCTACGACACTCTCTTCCGGGGCACCAACTACCGGATGCTCGACGAGGTGTTCTGGAAACGGGACGGCACGTCGTTCCCCGTCGATTGCACGAGCAACCCTATCGTAGAGGGGGGCGCGATAGTCGGTGCCGTTATGACCTTCAAGGACATTACCCAGCGAAAGCAGGCGGAACAGGCGCTGCGCAAATCCGAGGAGCGCTACAAGTACCTGTTCCAAAACGCCAACGATCCGATCTTCGTCATAGATCCCAAGCTTGCGTTCATAGGGGTCAACAACCGGGCAATCAACATATTCGGTTATACACATGACGAGTTCTTGCAGATGAACATCCTCGACCTGTTTCCATCGGAACAGGCTCCGCGAGTCAGGGCAGAACTCAAGAAGAGGGAACGTGGGGACAGTTCTCCCATGTTCACCGGCACGATGCTCGCGAAAAGCGGTGACTATCTGGATGTCGAAATAAGTTCTTCCGCTCTCAGAGAGGGGACCCGCCTCGTGGGCTCGATCCACATAGTTCGGGATATCACCGAGCACCGGAAAATGGAGGAGGCAATACGGTTCCAGGCAACTCACGACATACTAACCGGTCTTGCCAACCGGGTTCTCTTCATGGATCATCTAACCATGTCGATCAAACAGGGGCTCCGCTTCAACGAGACACAGGCGGTAATGTTCCTCGATCTCGACAGGTTCAAGTCGATCAACGATACACTGGGGCATGCGACGGGAGACAAGCTGCTTAAGGCGGTCTCGGAGCGGCTGCGTGGTTGCGTCCGCGAAACCGACACGGTCGCCCGGATCGGAGGAGACGAGTACAACATCCTCCTCAACCAGATCGCACATGTGGACGATGCCGCAGCCGTCGCGCAAAAAATCCTGGTCGCCCTCAACAAGCCTTTCTTCATCGAAGATGTAGAGCTGCGCATCAGCATCAGCATCGGCATCAGTATTTTTCCTTACGATGGGAAGGACGCCGAAACGCTGCTTAAGAACGCAGACATCGCCCTCTACCACGCAAAGGACCGGGGGAAGAATACCTACCAGTTCTATGACGCGGCAATGAACACGCGGACGGTGGAACGGGTCCGGCTTGAAAACAGGCTGCGCCAGACGGTTGAACGGAACGAGCTCGTACTTTTCTACCAGCCGCAGATAGAGACTACTACGGGACGGCTGGTAGGCGCCGAGGCCCTTGTCCACTGGCTTCACCCCGAAATGGGCCTTCTCTCCCCCATGGAGTTCATCCCCTTGGCGGAAGAAATAGGGTTTATAACCGAAATAGACGATTGGGTCCTCAGGACCGCCTGCGCCCAGAACAAAGCATGGCTCGATGCTGGCTATCCCTCCTTCTGCGTCACTGTAAACGTATCCGCCAAGCGCTTCCGCAAGCCCGGCCTCGTCGAAACTGTTAGAAACGTGCTCCAGGAAACTGGTCTTCCACCTAAACTGCTGGAGCTCGAAATAACCGAGACAACCGCCATGAAAGACATCGAGCACACGATTCCAAGTCTTACCCGGCTCTCAGGGATGGAGGTTTCCTTCGCCATCGACGACTTCGGCACCGGGTATTCGTCATTGAGCCATCTGAAGCGGTTGCCGATCCAGAAACTCAAGATCGACAAGTCGTTCATTTTCGGCGTCACGACCGATCCCAGCGACAAAGCCATCGTCACCGCCATAATCGCCATGGCACACAACATGAGGATGGAGGTCATTGCCGAGGGTGTAGAAACCGAAGCCCAGCTCGGTTTTCTCCACGACAACCGCTGTGATCAAATCCAGGGCTTCCTCTTCAGCCGTCCCATCCCCGCCGAAGAGTTCAGCCGCTTCATGCAGTAA
- a CDS encoding cytochrome c3 family protein, whose translation MKGALFLCSAILSHLLLSVLPAEADLATGKPCYQCHVSKTLGAHLHGPVNEKECEPCHNSGGGNHFKSKGLFGPKAKGSALCYGCHENLSLQKSVHGPIRNGYCSGCHAPHSSPYGKLLLKEGSELCFNCHDKGITRGIYSHEPVASGECLGCHVPHQSTQTRLLKPAESGICLTCHDKSIASGVSVHPPVASGGCASCHAVHGGDNPKLLKISGASGTASFCYECHDNLSREKSVHAPVAQGECGACHLPHSAPARKLLRAAGSSLCFTCHDRSSFSKKIGHGPVSSGNCLDCHTAHHSKIEKLLKPSNGPICFDCHKKVLTAGKSVHAPVASGECGRCHEVHGSEREGLLKAIPSENSAVLATFCYSCHDNLATDKVVHLPVKEGSCTACHAAHSSQAGKLLTAEGSALCFGCHNKARFSRKIGHEPVESGNCLSCHEPHQSKRGRLLKGAEDSLACFDCHDRSIGTGTSIHSPVASGDCGGCHSVHGSDYPKLLIADYPDKMQIPYSDSAYAFCFTCHDSRGITEKETTATDFRDGKINLHLEHVRGHSCRVCHDVHSASQPKLIRPRTIGIEGVEYTVKFQKTPEGGSCKASCHDTMSYKR comes from the coding sequence ATGAAAGGCGCACTTTTCCTGTGCAGCGCGATCCTTTCGCACCTGCTGCTTTCCGTTCTACCTGCTGAAGCGGACTTGGCTACAGGAAAACCGTGCTACCAGTGCCACGTGAGCAAGACTCTCGGGGCACACCTTCATGGACCTGTCAATGAAAAGGAGTGTGAGCCCTGCCATAATTCCGGGGGAGGAAATCACTTCAAGAGTAAAGGCCTGTTCGGACCAAAGGCAAAGGGCTCTGCACTCTGTTACGGATGTCACGAGAACCTGTCGCTCCAGAAATCCGTTCATGGCCCTATCAGAAACGGATACTGCTCCGGATGCCATGCCCCCCACAGTTCACCTTACGGAAAGCTCCTGCTGAAGGAAGGCTCCGAACTCTGCTTCAACTGCCACGACAAGGGCATTACCCGTGGAATATACTCCCATGAACCCGTAGCTTCGGGTGAATGCCTTGGATGCCATGTACCTCATCAGTCAACGCAGACCAGGCTGCTCAAGCCTGCAGAAAGCGGCATCTGTCTTACATGCCACGACAAGTCCATCGCGTCGGGAGTCTCGGTCCATCCCCCAGTCGCGTCAGGTGGATGCGCCTCCTGCCATGCAGTACACGGTGGCGACAACCCGAAGCTGCTGAAAATATCCGGCGCAAGTGGGACAGCCTCCTTCTGTTACGAATGCCATGACAATCTTTCACGCGAAAAAAGTGTGCATGCTCCCGTAGCACAAGGGGAGTGCGGGGCATGTCACCTGCCGCACAGTGCACCAGCCAGAAAGCTGCTGCGAGCCGCGGGCTCTTCGCTCTGCTTCACCTGTCATGACAGATCGTCGTTCAGCAAGAAGATAGGCCACGGCCCCGTTTCGTCGGGTAACTGCCTCGACTGCCATACCGCACATCACTCCAAAATCGAAAAGCTCCTCAAGCCTTCAAACGGCCCTATCTGCTTCGACTGCCACAAGAAAGTGCTGACTGCGGGCAAATCGGTACACGCCCCCGTTGCTTCAGGAGAGTGCGGCCGCTGCCACGAGGTCCACGGATCCGAAAGAGAGGGGCTGCTGAAGGCGATTCCATCCGAAAACTCTGCCGTTCTTGCCACCTTCTGCTACTCGTGCCACGACAATCTCGCGACGGACAAGGTCGTACACCTCCCCGTGAAGGAAGGTTCATGCACTGCCTGCCATGCAGCACACAGCTCGCAAGCGGGGAAGCTTCTCACGGCTGAAGGGAGCGCTCTCTGTTTCGGGTGCCACAACAAAGCCAGGTTCAGCAGAAAAATTGGTCATGAACCTGTAGAATCGGGCAACTGCCTCTCATGTCACGAGCCCCACCAGTCGAAACGCGGAAGGCTGCTGAAGGGTGCCGAAGATTCTCTTGCATGTTTCGACTGTCATGACAGATCCATTGGTACCGGCACCTCCATCCACTCTCCTGTAGCTTCCGGTGATTGCGGTGGCTGCCATTCCGTCCATGGTAGCGATTACCCGAAGCTTCTCATTGCCGACTACCCTGATAAAATGCAGATTCCCTACAGTGACAGCGCCTACGCCTTCTGCTTTACCTGCCACGACAGCAGGGGCATTACCGAAAAAGAGACAACCGCAACTGATTTCAGGGACGGGAAGATCAATCTTCACCTCGAACATGTCCGCGGCCATTCCTGCAGGGTCTGTCATGATGTCCATTCTGCCTCGCAACCGAAGCTGATCCGCCCCAGAACAATTGGAATTGAAGGCGTTGAATACACCGTGAAGTTTCAAAAAACCCCCGAAGGCGGCAGCTGCAAGGCAAGCTGCCACGACACCATGTCTTACAAGCGCTAG